ACCTCGATCGTGCCGCGCGCTTTCTGCACGAGGCCGAGAATCGTTCGCGTCAGCACGGACTTGCCCTTGCCCGACCCGCCGACGAAACCGAGGATCTCGCCGCGCATCACGTCGAGATCGAGCCCGTCCATGATCACCTTCTCACCGAAGGCAACCTTGAGATCGCGCACGCGGATCACGACCTCGCCCTCCGGCGTGGTGCTCTCCGGCCCCGGCACATCCCGGGCGCGCTCGCCGACCGGCGGCTCCTGTATCCCCTGCTCGCTCATGTCCGGGATACGGTCCTCAAAACGCGATGGATGAAAAGAACATGGCGAAGAGGGCATCGACGACGATGACCATGAAGATCGCCTTGACCACGGAGGCCGTGACCTGACGGCCGAGCGACTCGGCCGAGCCCTTGACCGCAAGCCCCTCCATCGAGGCGATGAGCCCGATCACGAAGGCCATGAAGGGCGCCTTCACCAGGCCCACGGCGAAATGCTTCCACGTGATCACCGACTGGAGCCGCGCCAGGAAGGTGTCGATGCCGATGCCGCCATAGAGCCAGGACACCAGCGCAGCCCCGGTCAGGCCCGACATCGCCGAGATGAAGGTCAGGATCGGCAGAGACACGACGAGCGCGAGGATACGCGGCACGACGAGGACCTCGATCGGGTCCAGCCCCATCACCCGCAGCGCGTCGATCTCCTCGCGCATCTTCATCGAGCCGATCTCGGCCGTGATCGCGGAGCCGGAGCGACCCGCGATCATGATCGAGGTCAGCAGCACCGCGAGTTCGCGCAGGATGAGGATGCCGGTCAGGTTGACCACGAAGGCGGTCGCGCCGAACTGCTGCAGCTGGAAAATGCCCTGCTGGGCGACGATGCAGCCGACCAGGAACGAGATCAGCATGATGATCGGCGCGCCGTTGAAGGCGATCAGCTCGATCTGGTTGACCATCGAAGGGCCGCGGAACTTGCGCGGGCCGACGACCACGCTCGCCGAGCCGACGACGACCTCCCCGAGGAACATCGAGCCGGCCACCATGTCGCGGCCGAAGCGGATGACGGCCGCGCCGATGCGGACGAGCACGTCGACGATGCGAAACGGCGCGCCCGTGCGGTCTTCCTCGCGCTCATGGACGGTGATTTCGGACAGGAGCGCGCCATGCTCGGGCCGCTTGCTGACGATCTCGACCGATGCGCCGTCGCTCTCGCGCTCAAACTTGACGCGGTTGAGGACATAGGCGCCCAGCGTGTCCAGGCGATCGACCGCAGAGAGGTCCAGACGCGCCTTTGCCGATTTGGCGACGCGCTCGCCGATCTCCTCGGCGAGGCTTTCGACACGCGGTGCACGATCCGCGCTCCAGGAACCGGCCAGAGCCACGGCGAGCGTCCCGGAATCGTCGCGGAAGACCGCCTGTGGTTCAGCCGTATCGGGGACTGCCATGATCTGCGTGATGTCCTCGCCCGCGATCGACGATACCGTCATCAATCCGCGACGCCCTGTTACAGGCACCGGTCCACCCCTTTGCGACTGTATCGCCGTGACGATTACGCTTGGCAAGGGGCGCGGATGCAACAACCGTGCAGACAACCGGGTGTTCCATCGGCTCCGGCATCTCCCTGCCCGCGCCCGCCCGCCCGCGGCGCCCACCTGCCGCATGGGAACCATTCGTTAAGTCCTGCAGTGCCAGGAATCGTCACGGTGCATCAGGACCGCCCTCGCGATTCGCGCGGTCCTCCAAGAGCAGATCGGCCATGAGCGAAGCACGTTCGCTGACCCCGTTGAGCGAGACGGACTACGAGGCGATCGAGGCTGCGGTGATGGAAACCGCCCGCGGCCGCTGGTTCATGTCCGAATTCGCAAGGCGCAACCGGCAGGCCGACACCCTGCAGTTGCTCGGCGCCCTGCAGCGGATCGAGCGTGTCGTCGGCACCGGCCTTGCCGAGCCCGCCGCCACCCTGCCCGCGACTGAGCCGGAGATCGGCGAGGCCGCCGCCCTCATCGCGGATCTGCGGATCGATCTAGAGCGCATCAGCGGCCGGGCCGAGGAACGGGCATCGGGCCTCGCGGCGCGTATCGAGGCCGCCGCCGGCAGCATCGTGCAGGCGACAGAGAGCATCCAGGAAGTGGCCTGGCACCTGCGCGAAGCGGGCGCCGGCGATGACCTCTGCGACCGGCTCGACCAGCGCGCCGCCGAAATCTCGACCGCGACAGGCATCGTCGACGGGACGGTGCAGCAGATCGACAAGATCGCCGACACCATCGCGATGCTGGACAGCAGCCTGCGCGCCGTCGCCGGCCTAGCGCCCCTCGCCAGCACGGTCGAGCCCTTCGTGCCGATGCCGAAGCCGAGGGATTTCGGCCTGCGCGAGAGCGTGCCCTTCACGGTGCCGGACGATATCGAGATCATCGAGATCGATGATCAGCCGCCTGAGCCTGTCAGCAGCGGCGCGAATGCGGCGAGCCTGCTCGGCAGCGAGCCGCGCATCGGCTCGATGACGCTGCTGGACGAGGACGTGGTGTTCGAGGAGCCCGAGGCCGCCCTGACGCCGGATCACGGCGCCGGCAACGGCGCCGCGCATCAGCAGGAGAACCGCGCCGCCGGCGCGCCGATGGCTGCCGCCTCAGGCCTGCCGCTGCTGGGGGCCGAGGCCGCGCTGCGGGAGATCGACGCGATGTCCGCGTCGCGGAAGCTCGCCTATTTCGGCTGACCGGCGGGCACGAAGCTCGCCATCTTGCCCGGGTTCAGCAGTCCCTGCGGGTCGACCTCGCCCTTGAAGCCGAGCTGGTCGGCATCGGCCCGCTTGTGCCGGCTGCCCTCCTCCAGCGAGACGACATGGGGGTTGGCGATGAAGACGCCCGACGCCTCGTGCTGGGCGATGACAGCGTTGAGCCGCTCCGGCGTCGAGTAGCGCAGGATCGGCAGCGCGCTCGCCGTCACCTTGCCGCCGAAGCGGATGAACTCGTGATGCGGCAGAAGCTCGTCGCCGAAGGCGGCGATCGTCTCGCGCGCGCTCTCGACCAGCCGGTCATGCGGGAACAGGCACTGCAGATAGGTGATGGAACGGTCGCTCTTCAGCCACTGCAGCGTGGTGTGGTTCCAGGTGTATTCGTAGAGCGGCACGGTGCCGGGCCCCTCCTCCGAGGGCGCCTCATAGGTCACCGCGCCGCGCTTGCCGACGATGGCCTTGAACGGGCCGAGCGAGCCCTCGGCGATCATGCAGATCAGGATGCTCTTGCCCTCGGGGCAATGAGCCTTGAGCGCGCCGAAATAGGGCGTGATCACCGACGAGATCGGTGTCACCAGCTTCTTGACGATGCCGTCCGCGAGGGCGACCTCGTAGCCCGCCTCGAAGGCGTCCATGTAGCTGTCGAATGCGACGATGACGTCGATCCAGGGCCAGGCCGGCGCGAGCGGCATTTCGAGCGCCGTGATGATGCCGGTCGTGCCATAGGCGCGGTTGACCTTCTGGGCCGCGTCGTCGCGCAATTCGATGATCCGCGGCTCTTCCTCGACCGTGACGATGCGCGCGGCCAGGATGTTGCCGGGTTCGCGCAGCCCGCCATAGGTCACCGAGCCGACGCCGCCCGAACCGCCCGCGACGAAACCACCGACCGTCGCGCTGCGCTTGGTCGAGGGGTGCATGCGCTGCTCGAAGCCGGTCTCGCGCAGCGCGATGTCGACATCCAGCATGCGGGCGCCGGCGGCGATGCGGGCGATGCCGGGCTTCTGCCATTCGATGCCGGTCAGGCCGGTGATGTCGAGGAGGACGCCGCCCTCGAGCGGCACGGCCTGGCCATAATTGCCGGTGCCCGCCGCCCTGACCGTCAGCGGAATCCGTCGACGCGCGCAGGCCGCCGCAATTCGCACGACCTCCGCCTCGTCGCGGGGCGTGGCGATGATGTCGGCGGACTTGTCCGCGAGCTGCTGGTTCAGGATCGGCGAGTACCAGAAGAAGTCGCGCGAGCGCTTGCGGACGACCTGCGCCTCGTCGATCAACGCAATGCCGGCGAGATCCTCCTTCAGCGCGGCGATGTCGTAGCGCGAGACCCGCTCGGGCCTCGGCTGGCGTTCAGGCAGTGCGCTCATCTCAGTTCTCCCGCTTCAGGGCGCTCTCGTGCCAGCGCCGCAGCAGCATGTGCGAAATCCAGCTCGTGCAAAGGAAGATTGCGATGCCCGACAGCGAGATCATCAGCAAGGCGGCAAAGACGCGCGGAATCTTGAGCTGATAGCCGGCCTCAAGGATGCGATAGGCCAGCCCCGAGGCACTGCCACCGGTGCCGGCGACGAACTCGGCGACGACCGCGCCGATCAGCGCCAAACCGCCGGAAATCTTCAGCCCGGCCAGGAAATAGGGCAGCGCTGCCGGGAGCTTGAGGTAGCGCATCGTCTGCCAGCGCGTCGCGCCATAGAGCTGGAACAGGTTGACCAGGTTGTGGTCGGCCGAGTTCAGCCCGAGGATCGTGTTCGACAGGATCGGGAAGAAGGCGACGATCCAGGCGCAGATCAGCAGCGCGAGATTTATGTCGCCGGCCCAGATGATGATCAGCGGCGCGATGGCGACGATCGGCGTCACCTGCAGGATCACCGCATAGGGCAACAGCGACATCTCCAGCCATTTCGACTGGGTGAACAGCACGGCGAGCGTGACGCCGACGATCACCGCCGCGGCGAGCGCCATGAAGGTGATCTTCAGCGTGATCCAGAGCGAGCCCGACAGCGTGCCCCAGTCGGAGACGAGGGTCTGGCCGATCAGGAGCGGCCCGGGCAGGATATAGGCCGGGATGCCGTTCCAGCGGACCGCGAACTCCCACAGTGCCAGCGAGAACACGCCGATGGCGATCGGCGCGAGGATGCGCGGCCAGGCACTGGCCGGCAGGCCCAGCAGGCGCGGCTCGGTGACGAAGACCGGGCGCGCCTCGGAGTCGGTGCCGCCATGGGCGGGGGCCGAGGCTTCGATCGATGGCATGCTCATGAGCCGATCGCCTCCTTGAGCTTGCCCGAGACCACCCGGCAGAGATGGGCGTATTCCGGCGAGGTGCGGAAGAGGTCGTCGCGCGGATATGGCGCATCGACGTCGAGATCGGCCATGACGCGGCCGGGTCTCGCCGCCATCACCACGATCCGCTTCGAGAGATAGACGGATTCGAACACCGAATGGGTGACGAAGACCGCGGTGAACTTCTCCTTCCACCACAGCTCGAGCAGATCGTCGTTCAGGCGGTGGCGGGTGATCTCGTCGAGCGCGGCGAAGGGCTCGTCCATCAGCAGGATCTTGGGCCGCAGCACCAGCCCGCGCGCGATCGAGACGCGCATCTTCATGCCGCCGGAGAGTTCGCGGGGATAGGACTTCTCGAAGCCGGTGAGGCCGACCAGCGCCAGCATCGCCGCCGCCCGCTCGCGGGCCTCGCTGGTGCGCACCCCCTTCAGGGTGAGCGGCATCATCACGTTGGCGAGCGCCGTCGCCCAGGGCATCAGCGTCGGGTCCTGGAAGACGAAGCCGAGATCCCGCTGCGGCTCGCCGGACGCGTCATGGACCGTGGTCGGCCACTCGATCGTGCCGCTGGAGGGCGCGCCGAGGCCCGCGATCATCCGCAGCAGCGTCGATTTTCCGCAGCCGGAGGGGCCGAGCAGGCTGACGAACTCGCCATCCCCCAGGCTCAGATTGACGTCGCGCACGGCGAGCGTGCCGTTGCCGAACTGCTTCGAGACATGGCGCACGCAGACCAGGGGCTTGCGACCCTCGGGGCGAACGGCATGGGGAGTGCTCAGAGAGGCCGTGTCCAAAGCCTGATGATCCGCTTCTGCGATGTGAGCCGTCATTCTCGGGCCAGCGAAGCGCAGACCCGAGAATCTCGGTCAGGAGATGCTCGGGTCAAGCCCGAGCATGACGTGTCATCACGCCTTGCCGACGCCCTTGTTGATAAACTCCAGGCTGTAGGCCTTCTTCAGATCGATGCCGGCCGGGAAGACCCCCGCCTCCGTCATCGTCTTGTAGAACGAGCCCCAGCGCGCATCGGTCATGGCGCCGATGCCGAGCGTCGTCGCATCGCCCGAGAGCACGATGCCGTTGGCATTCATCACCTTGACCGCGTAGTCGATCTTCTCCTGATCCATGTCGGGATTGTCCTTCAGGATCTGCGCGTTGGCGGCGGCGACGTCCTGCCCCTTCATGTAGGCGGCCCAGCCTTCGAGCGACGCGGTCACGAAGCGCTGGACCAGGTCCTTCTTCTCCGCGACCATCTTCTGGGAGATGTTGATCGTCGTGTTGTAATTCTCGAAGCCGGCATCGGCGATGAGATGCACCACCGGCGTGACGCCGCCCTGCTTCTGGATGGCGAAGGGCTCCGATGACAGGAAGCCCTGCTGCGAGATCGTCTTGTCGGCCAGGAACGGCGCCATGTTGAAAGTGTAGGGGCGGATCTGCTCGTCGGTGTAGCCGAACTTCGCCTTCAGGAAGGGCCAGTAGCTGGTGCGGCCGGCGGCGCCGACCAGGATCGGCTTGCCCTTCAGCGCGGCGAGCGAGTCGTTGCCGACGCCCGGATGCGAGATGATGACCTGCGGATCCTTCTGGAAGATCGAGGCGATGCAGAGGAAGGGAATGTTCTCCTGCGCATAGCGGATGGCCTCGAAGGAGTTCGACATGATCATGTCGACGCGGCCGCCGAGCAGGAGCTGCGAAGGGTTCTGCTGCGGGCCGCCGGGGCGGATCTCGGCGTCGATGCCGTATTTCTTGTAGATGCCGTTGGCAGCGGCGAGATAGAAGCCGCCATGCTCCGCCTGCGCGCGCCAGTTGGTCTGGTAGGACACCTTGTCGAGCGTCTGCGCGCTCACCCGCGCTCCGGGCACGGCGACCAGCGCCGATCCACCGATCAGGCCGAGCGCACCACGGCGCGTCAGGCGGTACTTCGTCATCGTCATCCCTGTGACCTCCCCTGATAATCCTCGGCTGAACGCCTTGGCTGCGCGCCAGCAAACTGTATGCCATGGCAGGCCGAAAGCCGGAACCGCGACACCGCGTCATCGCGCGCCGGAGCGGGCTTGCCCACAGGCGATCTTCCCAGCCATCCTCGCCCGCGAGGCGCCGGACACCCTGATCCGCCGGCGAGACGGAGACAGAGACATCATGACCGCGCGCTTCTGGGGCGATCTGAAGACCACCGATTTCGCCCGCCTGTCGGCGGAGAGGACCGTCGCCGTCCTGCCGCTGGCGGCAATCGAGCAGCATGGGCCGCATCTGCCGGTGTCGGTCGACACCACGATCATGAACGCGATGCTCGCGGAAGCAATGCCGCTGGTGCCGGCCGGGCTCGATATTCTGGTGTTGCCGACGCTGGCGATCTGCAAGTCCAACGAGCACCTGCATTCGCCGGGCACGCTGACGCTCTCCTGGGAAAGCGCAACGCAGAGCTGGATCGAGATCGGCGAAAGCGTGCGGCGGGCGGGCATCCAAAAGCTGGTGATTCTGACCTCGCATGGCGGCAACATCGACCCGATGAAGGTCGTGGCGCGGGAGCTTCGCGTGCGCCACGGCATGCTGGCGGTGACGACCGCCTGGCGCGCCTTCGGGCTGCCGCCGGGCCTCTTCGCCGACCTCGACGTCAATCACGGCATCCATGCCGGCGACATCGAGACCTCGCTGATGCTCCATTTCAGGCCAGACCTGGTCGATATGGGCCAAGCCGCCGCCTTCAACCCGCTGACGGTCGATATGGCGGCCGAGGGCTACAGCTGGCTGCGGCCGACCGGGCTGCACGCGATGGCCTGGATGGCGCAGGACGTCCATCCGTCGGGCGCCGCGGGCGATGCCTCGCTCGCCACGGCCGAGAAAGGCAAGGCGACCGCCGCCTTCCAGGCCAAGGGGTTCGTCGAGCTGCTGGCGGATGTGGCCCGGTTTCCGCTGGAGCGGTTGTATCAGGGGGTCGGCTAGCCCCCGAGAACTCGCCTTTGGCCTCTGAAGGCCAGGGCTGTATCAAGCGACCTTCTGTGCTCGCTCAACGGTGTCGGGAGCGTGGTCAATGACTTTGAGCAGCGCCCGGGCCGTCCTGTCCAGGCTGCGGCGTCCCTGCTCCCAATCGCGCAGGGTCGCCGGGCTCAGGCCGAACTTGCGGGCAAAGGCCTCCTGGGAGAGGCCCAGCTTCTTGCGAATGGCCGCAACATCGACAGTCTCGACGGTGATTGTCTTGGCGGGCTCTTTGTCGCCTCGCGCGATCGCCACCGCTTCGGTCGCGCTCGCGACCAGGTCCTGTCCGAATGTCGGCATCTCAACGATCTCCTGACTTGGTCGCCTGCCGGTAGGCATCGGCGATTTTCGGCAGTGTCCGGGCAAGGTCATTGCGCTCGGCCTGGCTCAGATTGGCCCGCTTGCCTTTGTCGATCAGAGCCAGAAGGAAGATCGGAACATCGTCGCCGCCGAAGTAGTGGATCGTGCGGTAGCCGCCGCTTTTTCCTTCACCCCAGCCGGCATGGCGCAGCTTGCGCGCGCCGCCGGTCCCAACCAGCAGGTCACCGCCGAGAGGATTGCTCGCAACGGCGACCGCGATATCCTGAATCTCGTCGTCGCCCAGACCAGCCGCCTTGGCCTGCCGTTCGAAAACCGAGGTCAGCAACACGGCCTGCATCTGCCGATACTACGGCAATGCCGTATTGCGCGGCAACTGGAATCGTAGAGGGCGGATTGCCCTACGCCCCCGCTTCACCCTTCGGCGCATAGATGTCCTTGTACTGCTCGCGCAGCAGGTTTTTCTGGACCTTGCCCATTGTGTTGCGCGGCAGGTCGTCGACGATGAAGACCTGCTTGGGCAACTTGAACTTGGCGAGGCGCTGTTCGAGCGTCTGCGCGATCGAGGCGGCGGTGATGGTCGCGCCGGGCTTGACCACCACCACGGCGGTGACGCCCTCGCCGAAATCGCGGTGCGGACAGCCGATGACGGCGCTCTCGATCACGCCCGGCATCTCGTCGATCTCGGTCTCAACCTCCTTCGGGTAGACATTGTAGCCGCCGGTGATGATGAGGTCCTTGCCGCGCCCAACGATGTGGACGTAGCCAGCGGCGTCGATCTTGCCGAGATCCCCGGTGATGAAGAAGCCGTCCGGCTTGAACTCGGCGGCGGTCTTCTCCGGATTGCGCCAGTAGCCCTTGAAGACGTTGGGGCCCTTGACCTCGATCATGCCGATCTCATCGGCGGCCAATCCCTTGCCCGTCTCGGGATCGACGACGCGGGCCGACACGCCCGGCAGCGGATAGCCGACCGTGCCCGCCACCCGATCCCCGTCATAGGGGTTCGAGGTGTTCATGTTGGTCTCGGTCATGCCGTAGCGCTCGAGAATGGCGTGACCGGTGCGCTCGCGCCATTCGCGGTGGGTTTCGGCCAGCAGCGGCGCCGAGCCGGAGACGAAGAGGCGCATATGCTTCGTCGCCTCCTTCGTCAGGCGGGTATCCTGCAGCAGCCGGACATAGAAGGTCGGCACGCCCATCATGCAGGTCGCCTGGGGCAGGTGTTTGAAGACCTGGTCGGGATCGAATTTCGGCAGCAGGATCATCGAGGCGCCGGAGAACAGCACGCAGTTGGTCGCGACGAAGAGGCCGTGCGTGTGGAAGATCGGCAGCGCGTGCAGCAGCACGTCGTCCTTGGTGAAGCGCCAGTAATCGACCAGCGCCAGCGCGTTCGAGGCGAGGTTGTCGTGGCTGAGCATCGCGCCCTTGGAGCGGCCGGTCGTGCCCGACGTGTAGAGGATGGCGGCGAGATCGTCCGCACCCCGTTCGACGTCTGCAAACGCGGTCGAAGCGGCGAGCGCCTTGACGGAGAGCGAGCCGGCGGAGACGTCCGGCGAGCGCCAGACGCCGAGCGTCTCGAGCTTGGCGCCGGCCTTGTCGGCATAGGGCTTCAGGGCGTCGGCCTTCGCCGGATCGCAGACGAAGACGGCGGGCTGCGCGTCGCCGAGGAAATACTCGATCTCGGCCGGTGTATAGGCCGTGTTGAGCGGCAGGAAGATCGCGGCAGCACGCACCGCGCCCAGATAGAGCATCAGCGCTTCGATCGACTTCTCGACCTGCACCGCCACCCGGTCGCCCGGCTGCACCCCGAGCGCGACCAGCGCATTGGCGAAGCGCGAGGAGACATCGACCATGTCGGCATAGGCATACCGCCGGCCGTCATCGAGGAGGGCGAAGGGAGCATCCGGCGCCGGCATCCGAGACCTGACCAAGTCGAACAGGTGGTTGCCCATGATCAGGATCCTTTCAGGCGTAGCCGTCTCGTTTCGCGGCCCCTCGGGACGGGGCCGTTCTCCCATTGGCGTCAGGTGCGTCGCGGGTCAACTCGCTGCCGGCCGCAACAGCTTGCGCACGGCGGCCGAGGCGACGACCGTGTTGCGGGTGGCGAAGGCCTCGTGGTTGGTCTCGATGTCGTCGAGCTCGTAGCGGTAATTGACCATCACGCCATGCGACTCGCGCAGCCCCCGTGCCGACAGGTTGCCGCCGACATTGATGCGCTCCAACCGCGCGCCATTGCCGAGATGGAAACGGGCGACCGGGTCGATCACGCGCCCCGAGGCCGTGCGCGCCCGCAGCATGTAATGCGCCATCATCTGGCCGAGCAGCTTGTCGCGGCGCAGCCGGGTCGCGTCGTCGAGGGAGATCGTCTCCCCGGCCGGGCGAGCCAGCTCCGAGCGCTCCTCGTTCGTCAGGCCGAGATCGCCCGGATCGGCGACGAGGCCCTCGAGCCAGCGCGCAAAGCCCGGCACCGGCGACAGCGTGACGAAGGTCTCGAGCCCCGGCAGCTCGCGCTTCAGATCCTCGGCGACCTGCTTGATCAGGAAATTGCCGAAGGAGATGCCGCGCAGGCCCTCCTGGCAGTTGGAGATCGAATAGAACACCGCCGTCGTCGCCTCGGCCGCGGGCAGCACCTCGCGCTCCCCGCTCAGCACCTCGCCGATGCTGTGCGGGATCGCGCGCGTCAGCGCCACCTCGACGAAGATCAGCGGCTCGTCGACCAGCTGCGGGTGGAAGAAGGCGAAGCAGCGGCGATCCGCCGGCTCCAGCCGGCGGCGCAGATCGTCCCAGCCCTGGATTTCGTGGACAGCCTCGTAGCGGATGATCTTCTCGAGCACATTCGCCGGCGAGCGCCAGTCGATGCGGCGCAGCACGAGGAATCCGCGGTTGAACCAGGAGCCGAAGAGATGCCGGAAATCGGCATCGACGGTCAGCAGATCGCGGTCGCTCTCCATCGCCTCGAACAGGGCCTCGCGCATCCGCACCAGCACATGGGTGCCGCCGGGGGCGAGGTTGAGGCGCCGCAGCAGCTCCTGCCGGCGAGGTTCCGACGCGAGGTGAAGCGCCGAGATCGTGGCCGCGCCGGGCTCGTTGCGATAGGCCTCGATCGCCCGGTCGAGCCGCTCGTGATCGGGCCCGAACCGCTCCTGAAGCATGGCGAAGAAGGCGCGCCGGCCCGGCTTGTCGAGGCGCTCCCAGGCTTCCAGGACCCCTTGCGCCAGCGCCATGCCCGAGGCCTCGCCCCGGCCCGAGAGCAGATCCTCGCAAAGCCGGTCGATCGGCCGGTTACGCTGCCCGATGAAGCGCTCGAAGCCGATCAGCGCCCGGCCGCGATCGGCCACATTGGTCAGCAATTCGCCGAGAAACGCCATGTCGCTGCGGACCTCCCGGGGCCATCATGCCCTGCCGGGCGGCGCGTGCAAGCCCGCCCTCGCACCTTCGGTCTCAGCGCAGCAGGGCCCAGGCCTTCAGGAAGAAGTCGGGCGCGCCGAAATTGCCGGATTTGAGCGCGATCACCATGTCGCGGCCCTGCGCCACCCGGGTCCAGGGCACGCCCGGATCGATCTCCGGGCCAATCTCGAGCAGGCCGATGCCGAGTTCCTGGACGACTGCCCCCGAGGTCTCGCCGCCGGCGACCAGAAGACGGGAGACACCGCCCTCGGCCAGCAGGGCCGCCGTCTGCGCGAAGGCGTGCTCGACCGTCTCGCCGGCCGTCTCGCGACCGAGCTTCTCCTGGATGGTGGCGACCTCGGCGGGATCGTCGCTGGAATAGAGCAGGAAGGGCGTGTCCGCGGCCTGCGCCAGCGCCCAGTCGGCGAGCTTTGCAGCATCTTGCGCACCGGACACCAGCGCCATCGGATCGACCTTCAGCGCCGGGTAGCCGGCCTCGATCGCCTTGGCGATCTGGCCGCGCGTCGCCGTCGAGCAGCTGCCGGAGATGATGCCGGCGCGCCCCTGAGGCGCGGCGAGGCTCGCGGCGATCTCGCGCTCCGGCAGCAGGCCGGCGCGGCGGAAGTTCTGCGGCAGCCCCATCGCGATGCCGGACCCGCCGGTGAGAAGCTTGTGATCGGCGGCCGCCTCGCCCAGCACCATCAGATCGGCGTTGGTGAGCGCGTCGGTCACGACGTAGCGCATGCCCTGGTCGGCCAGTGCAGCGAAGCGGGCTTTCACCGCCCCGGCCCCGGACAGGACGGTGGCGTAATCGACCAGCCCGACCGCGCCCGAGGTCTGTGCACCCATCAGGCGGATCAGGCTCGAATCGCGCATCGGCGTCAGCGGATGGTCCTTCATCGAGCTTTCGTGAAGCGGCACCGCGCCGACGAAGAGATAGCCTTGATAGATCGAGCGGCCATTGGCCGGAAAGGCGGGACAGACGATGGCCAGACCCGCGCCGAGCCGCTGCGCCAGCGCTCCGGCAACGGGCCCGATATTGCCCTGCGCGGTCGAATCGAAGGTCGAGCAGTATTTGAACAGGATCTGCCGTGCGCCCGCGGCCAGCAGTGCCTCGCAGGCGGCGAGCGAATCGGCGACGGCCTCGGCGACGGGGTTGGTGCGCGACTTCAGCGCGACGACGACAGCATCCGCATCCGGCAGCGCCTGGCCCGGGCTGGGAACGCCGATCGTCTGCACCGTGCGCATGCCGCTGCGATTGAGCATCAGCGCCACGTCCGTCGCGCCCGTCATGTCGTCGGCGATCACACCCAGCAGCATCGTCGTTCCTCCATTCGGCTTTGTGCCGGTCTCGTTGCGTGGTCTTGTAGCGGCCCGCTGCCGTCAAGGCGATCCGGAGTGCGCACGGGGCACGCATGCGAGCCCCGACGGCCGACGCTGGCCGCCAAATTGCATGCAGGCGGCCTCCGTAACGGCATGCAATCCGGACGCTGACGCGACGGTGCGGCATCGACGCCGCTGCGAATTTGCATCAGGCTGGTACCAACCG
This portion of the Bosea sp. OAE506 genome encodes:
- a CDS encoding ABC transporter permease, translating into MSMPSIEASAPAHGGTDSEARPVFVTEPRLLGLPASAWPRILAPIAIGVFSLALWEFAVRWNGIPAYILPGPLLIGQTLVSDWGTLSGSLWITLKITFMALAAAVIVGVTLAVLFTQSKWLEMSLLPYAVILQVTPIVAIAPLIIIWAGDINLALLICAWIVAFFPILSNTILGLNSADHNLVNLFQLYGATRWQTMRYLKLPAALPYFLAGLKISGGLALIGAVVAEFVAGTGGSASGLAYRILEAGYQLKIPRVFAALLMISLSGIAIFLCTSWISHMLLRRWHESALKREN
- a CDS encoding creatininase family protein — encoded protein: MTARFWGDLKTTDFARLSAERTVAVLPLAAIEQHGPHLPVSVDTTIMNAMLAEAMPLVPAGLDILVLPTLAICKSNEHLHSPGTLTLSWESATQSWIEIGESVRRAGIQKLVILTSHGGNIDPMKVVARELRVRHGMLAVTTAWRAFGLPPGLFADLDVNHGIHAGDIETSLMLHFRPDLVDMGQAAAFNPLTVDMAAEGYSWLRPTGLHAMAWMAQDVHPSGAAGDASLATAEKGKATAAFQAKGFVELLADVARFPLERLYQGVG
- a CDS encoding type II toxin-antitoxin system RelE/ParE family toxin → MQAVLLTSVFERQAKAAGLGDDEIQDIAVAVASNPLGGDLLVGTGGARKLRHAGWGEGKSGGYRTIHYFGGDDVPIFLLALIDKGKRANLSQAERNDLARTLPKIADAYRQATKSGDR
- a CDS encoding FAD-binding oxidoreductase, with translation MSALPERQPRPERVSRYDIAALKEDLAGIALIDEAQVVRKRSRDFFWYSPILNQQLADKSADIIATPRDEAEVVRIAAACARRRIPLTVRAAGTGNYGQAVPLEGGVLLDITGLTGIEWQKPGIARIAAGARMLDVDIALRETGFEQRMHPSTKRSATVGGFVAGGSGGVGSVTYGGLREPGNILAARIVTVEEEPRIIELRDDAAQKVNRAYGTTGIITALEMPLAPAWPWIDVIVAFDSYMDAFEAGYEVALADGIVKKLVTPISSVITPYFGALKAHCPEGKSILICMIAEGSLGPFKAIVGKRGAVTYEAPSEEGPGTVPLYEYTWNHTTLQWLKSDRSITYLQCLFPHDRLVESARETIAAFGDELLPHHEFIRFGGKVTASALPILRYSTPERLNAVIAQHEASGVFIANPHVVSLEEGSRHKRADADQLGFKGEVDPQGLLNPGKMASFVPAGQPK
- a CDS encoding ABC transporter substrate-binding protein, giving the protein MTMTKYRLTRRGALGLIGGSALVAVPGARVSAQTLDKVSYQTNWRAQAEHGGFYLAAANGIYKKYGIDAEIRPGGPQQNPSQLLLGGRVDMIMSNSFEAIRYAQENIPFLCIASIFQKDPQVIISHPGVGNDSLAALKGKPILVGAAGRTSYWPFLKAKFGYTDEQIRPYTFNMAPFLADKTISQQGFLSSEPFAIQKQGGVTPVVHLIADAGFENYNTTINISQKMVAEKKDLVQRFVTASLEGWAAYMKGQDVAAANAQILKDNPDMDQEKIDYAVKVMNANGIVLSGDATTLGIGAMTDARWGSFYKTMTEAGVFPAGIDLKKAYSLEFINKGVGKA
- a CDS encoding helix-turn-helix domain-containing protein, with amino-acid sequence MPTFGQDLVASATEAVAIARGDKEPAKTITVETVDVAAIRKKLGLSQEAFARKFGLSPATLRDWEQGRRSLDRTARALLKVIDHAPDTVERAQKVA
- a CDS encoding malonyl-CoA decarboxylase, producing MAFLGELLTNVADRGRALIGFERFIGQRNRPIDRLCEDLLSGRGEASGMALAQGVLEAWERLDKPGRRAFFAMLQERFGPDHERLDRAIEAYRNEPGAATISALHLASEPRRQELLRRLNLAPGGTHVLVRMREALFEAMESDRDLLTVDADFRHLFGSWFNRGFLVLRRIDWRSPANVLEKIIRYEAVHEIQGWDDLRRRLEPADRRCFAFFHPQLVDEPLIFVEVALTRAIPHSIGEVLSGEREVLPAAEATTAVFYSISNCQEGLRGISFGNFLIKQVAEDLKRELPGLETFVTLSPVPGFARWLEGLVADPGDLGLTNEERSELARPAGETISLDDATRLRRDKLLGQMMAHYMLRARTASGRVIDPVARFHLGNGARLERINVGGNLSARGLRESHGVMVNYRYELDDIETNHEAFATRNTVVASAAVRKLLRPAAS
- a CDS encoding ABC transporter ATP-binding protein; amino-acid sequence: MDTASLSTPHAVRPEGRKPLVCVRHVSKQFGNGTLAVRDVNLSLGDGEFVSLLGPSGCGKSTLLRMIAGLGAPSSGTIEWPTTVHDASGEPQRDLGFVFQDPTLMPWATALANVMMPLTLKGVRTSEARERAAAMLALVGLTGFEKSYPRELSGGMKMRVSIARGLVLRPKILLMDEPFAALDEITRHRLNDDLLELWWKEKFTAVFVTHSVFESVYLSKRIVVMAARPGRVMADLDVDAPYPRDDLFRTSPEYAHLCRVVSGKLKEAIGS